A portion of the Deltaproteobacteria bacterium genome contains these proteins:
- a CDS encoding BrnT family toxin, whose amino-acid sequence MVCHCVNHDNSVIRLISARKATKKEHTFY is encoded by the coding sequence ATGGTCTGTCACTGTGTAAATCATGACAATTCGGTTATTAGGCTCATCTCAGCTCGCAAAGCTACAAAGAAAGAACACACATTTTATAG